Proteins from a genomic interval of Psychrobacter urativorans:
- a CDS encoding PilW family protein, translating into MSHITPRLISHDIRHQRGFTLIELMISLVLGLLISAAVIQVFITSQRVDRIQTAGSEIQDKAVFGLQTIEPQIRLANLGNDGVAINDTTAMGGVILTVGKEDATNVNAAVKNGDTSGNFVTRTVATSPATLSNTDIPSEQLTIQYVNTTGKELFDCEGVNIEPNAHVITRYFVTTGTGTGNGTRRNLNLNCDAGRIKDKTAENFTDNGQTIIENIDQFNIRLGVQQSVVTASGKVSYEYADMTVAQYMALTDPKPPIVNIRIAVLARSTANSPEASAEKFIIFGEEQTLKTQGNAPKYLRRVYESNILLRNARVMRIIDNSAP; encoded by the coding sequence ATGAGCCATATTACTCCCAGACTCATATCTCATGATATCCGCCATCAGCGAGGGTTTACCTTAATTGAGCTGATGATATCACTGGTATTAGGGTTGCTGATATCGGCAGCGGTCATACAAGTTTTTATAACCAGTCAGCGCGTCGATCGGATACAAACTGCAGGCTCTGAGATTCAGGACAAAGCAGTATTTGGATTACAGACTATTGAGCCACAAATACGTCTTGCGAATTTGGGTAATGACGGCGTGGCTATTAATGACACGACAGCGATGGGCGGTGTTATTTTAACCGTCGGTAAGGAAGATGCTACTAATGTCAATGCTGCGGTAAAAAATGGTGATACCTCTGGCAATTTTGTAACACGCACGGTCGCTACGAGCCCCGCTACGTTAAGCAATACAGATATACCGAGTGAACAGCTGACCATTCAATATGTGAATACTACAGGGAAAGAGCTGTTTGACTGCGAAGGTGTAAATATTGAACCGAATGCGCATGTCATTACTCGTTATTTTGTCACCACAGGTACAGGTACCGGAAATGGTACAAGAAGAAACCTCAATCTTAATTGTGACGCTGGTCGTATAAAAGATAAAACAGCAGAAAACTTCACGGACAACGGTCAAACTATTATTGAGAATATTGATCAATTTAACATCCGTTTGGGCGTACAACAGTCTGTCGTCACCGCATCAGGTAAAGTAAGCTATGAATATGCCGATATGACTGTGGCGCAATATATGGCGTTGACCGATCCCAAGCCACCAATCGTCAATATTAGAATTGCTGTTTTAGCGCGTAGTACTGCGAACAGTCCTGAAGCAAGCGCTGAAAAATTTATCATATTCGGTGAAGAGCAGACTCTAAAAACACAAGGTAATGCGCCAAAGTATCTGCGCCGTGTCTATGAGTCAAATATTTTATTACGCAATGCGCGCGTCATGCGTATCATTGATAATAGTGCACCATAA
- a CDS encoding PilX N-terminal domain-containing pilus assembly protein, with translation MDINRHYSTPSTLSNQHGAVLIVVLLFLILIMLVGVIAVRNSSIDLKLATSDQINTVLLQSSDSVNNKIEMSVNDDPQSQEHKQIMSFTGIFGYYILNSSADNDIIDFCYRPRTGFFNIDKAVIRRSAGMLLSNNEGYCDPTVIGDYTSARNTTMTQVMIKNVSNVAGTRAFGHMTLGSDTEAKTAKMHTFAIYSTSVLPSYGNAKTDEIKDCFKKDASDSADGVSKCMTDNNIPNKMLVEQVDVANIQSGEFCNFFGSGTKGNSTSALCKDS, from the coding sequence ATGGATATCAATAGACATTACTCAACTCCCTCTACATTATCCAATCAGCACGGTGCGGTCTTGATTGTCGTATTGCTGTTTTTAATTCTTATCATGCTTGTTGGCGTAATTGCGGTACGTAACAGCAGCATCGACCTGAAGCTTGCGACCAGTGATCAGATTAATACCGTACTATTACAGTCCTCGGATAGTGTCAATAATAAGATTGAGATGTCAGTTAATGATGACCCTCAGAGTCAAGAACATAAGCAGATCATGAGCTTTACGGGCATCTTTGGCTATTATATTTTGAACAGCAGTGCCGATAATGACATTATTGACTTCTGTTATCGTCCGCGTACGGGATTTTTTAATATTGATAAAGCCGTGATACGTCGTAGTGCGGGTATGCTATTGAGTAATAATGAGGGCTACTGTGATCCTACCGTAATTGGTGATTATACCAGTGCTCGCAACACTACCATGACCCAAGTCATGATCAAAAATGTCAGTAATGTAGCTGGTACACGTGCCTTTGGACATATGACGCTTGGCTCAGACACTGAAGCCAAAACGGCGAAAATGCATACCTTTGCTATTTATTCGACTTCAGTACTGCCTTCTTATGGCAATGCCAAAACCGATGAGATCAAAGACTGCTTTAAAAAAGACGCCTCAGATAGCGCCGATGGTGTGTCCAAATGTATGACGGATAATAATATCCCGAACAAAATGCTGGTCGAGCAGGTTGATGTCGCTAATATTCAAAGCGGCGAGTTTTGTAATTTCTTTGGCAGTGGCACTAAAGGTAATAGCACCAGTGCGCTATGCAAAGACAGCTAA